In Acidiphilium acidophilum, one genomic interval encodes:
- a CDS encoding flagellar biosynthesis regulator FlaF: MSSTSRVLKAYGSASALRSQREQDAEIFRRVSAGLRSVSDEMSKVRAIADARRLWQTVLAANHDPLNPLPAPLRAQIIAVANTALRTTDDAQPNLPFLAEIADNFAAGLSGQR, translated from the coding sequence ATGTCTTCAACCTCCCGTGTTCTGAAAGCCTACGGTTCCGCCTCCGCCCTGCGCAGCCAGCGTGAGCAGGACGCCGAAATCTTCCGCCGCGTCAGCGCCGGACTGCGCTCGGTGTCCGACGAAATGAGCAAGGTCCGCGCGATCGCGGATGCACGGCGGCTCTGGCAGACCGTTCTCGCCGCCAACCACGATCCCCTCAACCCGCTGCCCGCGCCCCTGCGCGCCCAGATTATCGCGGTTGCCAACACAGCACTCCGCACCACCGATGATGCCCAGCCCAACCTGCCGTTCCTTGCCGAGATCGCCGATAATTTCGCGGCTGGTCTCAGCGGGCAGCGCTGA
- a CDS encoding DUF1217 domain-containing protein: MSVSFTGLPTNLASLFSPLSATGASSAASITSILNAAYAGTTTAATGAASENPIIALQIAQRNQTSDVKAETLQPAVQRDIAAFTKAVQTAKTPQQLLSNPTVLTVLLTANGLGSDASYPALAQKALMSNPSDPNSLANQLSGSNSQWLSAAQTYQFATKGLSIIQDPKVLSTITNGYAEVLWRQSLDQQTPGLSNALYFIQNASTFTSANQILGDSVARSVVTTALGIPQQLAYQPLSAQQQAITSQLTISDLQNPKFVQSFADRYLAVMQSTAQSSSGSASSLSSLAVQSQGLIA, encoded by the coding sequence GTGTCGGTCAGCTTCACAGGATTGCCCACCAATCTCGCCAGCCTGTTCTCGCCCCTCTCGGCGACCGGGGCGAGTTCTGCTGCCAGCATCACCTCGATCCTGAACGCGGCCTACGCCGGCACCACCACGGCCGCGACCGGTGCCGCTTCGGAAAATCCGATCATTGCGTTGCAGATTGCGCAACGCAACCAGACTTCGGACGTCAAGGCCGAAACACTGCAACCCGCAGTCCAGCGTGACATCGCGGCGTTCACCAAAGCCGTGCAGACCGCCAAAACACCGCAGCAGCTCCTGTCCAATCCCACCGTGCTGACCGTGCTGCTGACCGCCAACGGACTTGGTTCCGATGCGAGCTATCCCGCCCTCGCACAGAAGGCGCTGATGTCCAACCCATCCGATCCCAACTCGCTTGCCAATCAGCTCTCGGGCAGCAATTCGCAATGGCTTTCAGCCGCTCAGACCTATCAGTTCGCGACCAAGGGGCTATCGATCATCCAGGACCCGAAAGTGCTCAGCACCATCACCAACGGCTATGCCGAAGTCCTCTGGCGACAGTCGCTCGACCAGCAGACCCCCGGCCTCTCCAACGCCCTCTACTTCATCCAGAACGCCAGCACCTTCACATCGGCCAACCAGATCCTCGGTGATTCCGTCGCGCGTTCGGTCGTCACCACGGCGCTCGGCATCCCTCAGCAGCTCGCCTACCAGCCGCTCAGCGCGCAACAGCAGGCCATCACCAGCCAGTTGACGATTTCGGATCTGCAGAACCCGAAATTCGTTCAGTCCTTCGCCGACCGTTATCTCGCCGTCATGCAATCCACCGCGCAGAGCAGTTCCGGATCGGCCTCCAGCCTCTCATCCCTCGCGGTCCAGTCTCAGGGACTGATCGCCTAA
- a CDS encoding tetratricopeptide repeat protein, producing the protein MTAVPHLQEATPPDFSTTLIERIRSLIGRGQFNAASLLLPTLEKLGVPAERISFLRVEIALGRGDQDAARSAIDAGLARDPHSADLLVLRARFALANRDLVGAALAAADAITAAPDHGAAKSLLGQALLALGQTEQAVICLREAADDLPGDFGTIEALTTAAPREAVAAIREWIAGGHAGTPIRNLLINALLAAGETEMATAEIRTLTAAGLGDGQTSLLAVKAAIDAENWSEATTLFNATTRHLPRHA; encoded by the coding sequence ATGACCGCCGTTCCCCATCTCCAGGAAGCGACTCCCCCCGATTTCTCAACGACGCTGATCGAGCGCATCCGCAGCCTGATCGGGCGGGGCCAGTTCAACGCCGCATCCCTGCTGCTTCCCACGCTTGAGAAACTCGGGGTTCCGGCGGAACGGATATCGTTTCTGCGGGTGGAGATCGCGCTCGGTCGCGGTGATCAGGACGCGGCGCGCAGCGCGATCGATGCGGGCCTCGCCCGCGATCCGCACAGTGCCGATCTTCTCGTCCTGCGTGCCCGCTTCGCGCTCGCCAACCGCGATCTGGTCGGTGCGGCGCTTGCAGCGGCGGACGCGATCACCGCAGCACCCGATCATGGTGCCGCGAAATCACTTCTCGGTCAGGCTCTGCTGGCTCTCGGCCAGACCGAACAGGCCGTGATCTGCCTGCGCGAGGCCGCCGATGATCTGCCGGGGGATTTCGGCACGATCGAGGCGCTCACCACTGCAGCACCGCGCGAGGCCGTGGCAGCGATCCGTGAGTGGATCGCGGGTGGTCACGCCGGAACCCCGATCCGCAACCTTCTGATCAATGCGCTGCTCGCCGCCGGTGAAACCGAGATGGCGACGGCGGAAATTCGCACCCTGACCGCCGCCGGGCTCGGCGACGGCCAGACCAGCCTTCTCGCGGTCAAGGCCGCGATCGATGCGGAAAACTGGTCCGAAGCGACCACCCTGTTCAACGCCACCACCCGTCATCTGCCCCGTCATGCTTGA
- a CDS encoding O-linked N-acetylglucosamine transferase, SPINDLY family protein: protein MLDAASSPAELTDPTAILTQAILLDQEGEAATARALMRSVAALRPDWDEPWLRIGQSLRRDGAPDEAIRAYDMALARNPARVEALLARSTLALGNQDPSGAVDLLCRATTIDPNCHEAWHALGYAYFARQLPEAALHALANAGRLAPDCFRYACDLTELAEQIGPSVAVTVPDWSDGVGLALAGRAARRRGDLDEAVDTLEAASALMPDEPWVLKELADVYLSALRPEAAEPVLREALRREPGNLTLLNDLGVCLGRQYRFGEAEAVLNRMRDTEQMSAVMLFNRAMMRASAGDLAGSCADIEIAKGRSTDVVAALIAECTLLPYRGGMTAATLRDAMTLLGNALPRPDQPAVHSRAVTQADRDRTLRVGLLSNTLRQHPVGWLTFAGFQALDPADFALHCFGKYDENDRFAQDFARHVAAWHSIASRDDAAIAALIADQQIDILIDLSGFCDGGRVAVLAQRAAPVQMKWVGSQASTTGVAEIDWMITDRWETPPGFETFYTENLLRLADGYVCYMPPAAAPEVSALPALANAHITFGCFNNLAKLTDDTLRLWAAVLDRVPNARLTLRCPQFSEANVRDRFPGRAQALGIDPSRLTLEGRAPHREFMAAYRGVDIALDPYPYSGGLTTCEAMFMGVPVITLAGDFFAARHSVSHLSNVGLCDCIATTPETYIDRAVSLAADLPALAHLRADLRRRMLASPLCDAPRFGRSLGTALRRVWHDHCDHHLVAHEPERA, encoded by the coding sequence ATGCTTGATGCGGCGTCATCGCCCGCCGAACTCACCGACCCCACCGCGATTCTGACGCAGGCCATCCTGCTCGATCAGGAGGGGGAGGCGGCAACGGCCCGGGCGCTGATGCGCTCGGTTGCCGCACTCCGGCCCGATTGGGACGAACCCTGGCTGCGGATCGGCCAGAGCCTGCGCCGGGACGGCGCGCCGGATGAGGCCATCCGTGCCTATGACATGGCACTCGCCCGCAATCCGGCGCGGGTCGAGGCCTTGCTCGCGCGTAGCACGCTGGCTCTCGGCAATCAGGATCCGAGCGGCGCGGTCGACTTGCTGTGCCGCGCGACCACGATCGACCCGAACTGCCACGAAGCCTGGCACGCCCTGGGATACGCCTATTTCGCGCGACAGCTGCCCGAAGCGGCACTTCACGCGCTGGCCAATGCGGGCCGGTTGGCACCCGACTGTTTCCGCTATGCGTGCGATCTGACCGAACTTGCCGAACAGATCGGTCCATCCGTCGCCGTCACCGTGCCCGACTGGTCGGACGGCGTCGGCCTCGCGCTCGCGGGCCGCGCCGCCCGACGGCGTGGCGACCTCGACGAAGCGGTGGATACGCTTGAGGCCGCGTCGGCCCTGATGCCCGATGAGCCATGGGTGCTCAAGGAACTCGCCGATGTCTATCTCAGCGCGCTGCGGCCCGAAGCCGCCGAGCCGGTCCTGCGCGAGGCTCTCCGCCGGGAACCCGGTAACCTGACCCTCTTGAATGATCTCGGCGTGTGTCTCGGCCGCCAATACCGTTTCGGCGAGGCGGAGGCGGTGCTCAACCGCATGCGCGATACCGAGCAAATGTCTGCCGTCATGCTGTTCAACCGGGCGATGATGCGCGCCTCCGCGGGCGATCTCGCCGGGTCCTGCGCCGATATCGAAATCGCCAAGGGCCGCTCGACCGATGTGGTCGCGGCCCTGATCGCGGAATGCACCCTGCTGCCTTATCGTGGGGGCATGACTGCCGCCACGCTGCGCGACGCGATGACCCTGCTGGGCAACGCCTTGCCGCGGCCCGATCAACCGGCTGTGCACAGCCGAGCCGTCACGCAGGCCGATCGCGACCGGACGCTGCGGGTCGGGCTGCTCTCCAACACCTTGCGCCAGCACCCGGTCGGCTGGCTGACCTTCGCCGGATTTCAGGCGCTCGATCCGGCGGATTTCGCGCTGCATTGCTTCGGCAAGTACGACGAAAACGACCGGTTCGCGCAGGATTTCGCCCGCCATGTCGCTGCGTGGCATTCAATCGCAAGCCGCGACGATGCCGCGATCGCGGCACTGATCGCCGATCAGCAGATCGATATCCTGATCGACCTCAGCGGCTTCTGCGATGGCGGGCGCGTGGCGGTGCTGGCCCAGCGTGCAGCGCCGGTGCAGATGAAATGGGTCGGTTCGCAGGCCAGCACCACCGGGGTTGCCGAAATCGACTGGATGATCACCGATCGGTGGGAGACCCCGCCCGGCTTTGAGACCTTCTACACCGAAAATCTGCTCCGCCTCGCCGATGGCTATGTCTGTTACATGCCGCCCGCAGCCGCGCCCGAGGTCAGCGCCTTACCCGCTCTGGCCAATGCGCACATCACCTTCGGCTGCTTCAACAATCTCGCCAAGCTCACCGATGACACGCTGCGCCTCTGGGCCGCCGTGCTCGACCGTGTGCCCAACGCCCGTCTCACCCTGCGCTGTCCGCAATTCTCCGAGGCCAATGTGCGGGACCGGTTTCCTGGCCGCGCGCAGGCGCTCGGTATCGACCCGTCCCGCCTCACGCTCGAAGGTCGCGCTCCTCATCGGGAATTCATGGCGGCCTATCGCGGGGTGGATATCGCGCTCGACCCCTACCCCTATTCCGGCGGCCTCACCACGTGCGAGGCGATGTTCATGGGGGTGCCGGTGATCACCCTGGCGGGCGATTTCTTTGCTGCCCGCCACTCGGTCAGTCACCTCTCCAATGTCGGTCTGTGCGACTGCATCGCGACCACGCCGGAGACCTACATCGACCGTGCGGTTTCCCTCGCCGCCGACCTGCCTGCCTTGGCCCATCTGCGGGCCGATCTGCGCCGGCGCATGCTGGCCAGCCCCCTGTGCGACGCCCCGCGTTTCGGTCGGAGCCTCGGCACGGCGCTCCGAAGGGTCTGGCATGACCATTGCGACCACCACCTCGTCGCCCACGAACCGGAGCGGGCTTGA
- a CDS encoding pyridoxal phosphate-dependent aminotransferase yields the protein MSGFTARIRRTRPAATFAMAARARALRAAGHDVISLSIGEPDLPTPDHVIAAAHAAACAGETRYPPIAGTEACRAAVARKFTHDLNRPVAPNQVLITNGGKQAIFNAVMALIEPGNTVLIPAPCWAGYIQVVEFAGGTPVFLPCSASSGFRLDPARLEAAITPASRLLLLNYPNNPSGAVADPAMLEAIAGVLRRHPHVHVIADDIYEHLIFEGAYHTIAGIAPDLADRIVTLSGVSKSYAMTGWRLGFCTGPADWLAAMGLVQGTATAGVSTISQAAAVAALDGPQDLLIERRAIYRHRRDLVLAGLAAAPHLTFTRPDGAFYAFPSIAGLLGRTSPAGRRLATDDDVADALLDEALVATVPGSAFAMPGHIRLSTAASDDALTRACARIAQFCGAVK from the coding sequence ATGTCAGGTTTCACCGCACGGATCCGCCGCACCCGCCCGGCCGCCACCTTCGCCATGGCCGCCCGCGCCCGCGCCCTGCGTGCCGCCGGGCATGACGTGATCTCGCTCTCGATCGGCGAGCCCGACCTGCCGACCCCGGATCATGTGATCGCCGCCGCCCACGCGGCCGCTTGCGCGGGCGAAACGCGCTATCCGCCGATCGCCGGCACCGAAGCCTGCCGCGCCGCCGTCGCTCGTAAATTCACCCACGATCTGAACCGCCCGGTCGCGCCGAACCAGGTGCTGATCACCAACGGCGGCAAGCAGGCGATCTTCAACGCCGTGATGGCCCTGATCGAGCCGGGTAACACCGTGCTGATCCCGGCACCCTGCTGGGCCGGCTATATTCAGGTCGTCGAATTTGCCGGCGGCACGCCGGTTTTTCTGCCATGCAGCGCCTCATCGGGTTTCCGTCTCGACCCGGCCCGGCTCGAAGCCGCCATCACCCCGGCGAGCCGGCTGCTTCTGCTCAACTACCCGAACAACCCCTCCGGCGCGGTCGCCGATCCCGCCATGCTCGAAGCCATCGCCGGGGTGCTGCGCCGCCACCCGCATGTGCATGTCATCGCCGATGACATCTACGAACACCTGATCTTCGAGGGTGCCTATCACACGATCGCCGGCATCGCGCCGGACCTCGCGGATCGCATCGTCACGCTCAGCGGCGTATCGAAATCCTACGCGATGACCGGCTGGCGTCTCGGCTTCTGCACCGGTCCCGCCGACTGGCTCGCGGCGATGGGTCTGGTGCAGGGCACCGCCACCGCCGGTGTGTCCACCATCAGCCAGGCCGCCGCCGTCGCCGCGCTCGATGGCCCGCAGGACCTGCTGATCGAACGCCGCGCGATCTATCGCCATCGGCGCGACCTCGTTCTCGCCGGCCTCGCTGCCGCGCCGCATCTGACCTTCACCAGGCCGGACGGGGCATTCTACGCCTTCCCCTCGATCGCCGGGTTGCTGGGCCGGACCTCGCCGGCGGGCCGCCGCCTCGCCACGGATGACGATGTCGCCGATGCCCTGCTCGACGAAGCGCTGGTCGCCACCGTCCCCGGCTCGGCGTTCGCCATGCCCGGCCATATCAGGCTTTCCACGGCTGCGAGCGATGACGCGCTCACCCGGGCCTGCGCCCGCATCGCCCAATTCTGCGGCGCGGTAAAATGA
- a CDS encoding GNAT family N-acetyltransferase — protein MTGAPCEIIDATIDDFAAHRASFAVLFELCVAEGPALGYRAPLTSTRRDAILDLLSQSLATGQGRLLLARIDDCVIGSIMILDDRETEPYLGQIAKLMVHPAHRRQGFATRLLAAAESVAAAIGKTRLYLFTGDDGTAAALYASNRYELCGRIPEGGTSAEATRIDALIFTKALIRPDL, from the coding sequence ATGACCGGGGCGCCCTGCGAAATCATCGACGCGACCATCGATGATTTTGCAGCGCATCGTGCGTCATTCGCCGTCCTCTTTGAGCTTTGCGTCGCCGAAGGTCCGGCGCTCGGCTATCGAGCTCCTCTGACATCCACCCGCCGGGACGCAATCCTCGATTTACTGTCGCAGAGCCTCGCAACCGGCCAGGGCCGGCTTCTCCTCGCGCGGATCGATGATTGCGTCATCGGTAGCATCATGATCCTCGACGATCGTGAAACCGAACCGTATCTCGGCCAGATCGCCAAACTCATGGTCCATCCCGCCCACCGTCGGCAGGGTTTCGCAACCCGCCTGCTCGCCGCTGCCGAATCCGTCGCCGCCGCGATCGGCAAGACCCGGCTCTATTTGTTCACCGGGGATGACGGCACCGCCGCCGCCCTCTACGCCAGCAACCGCTACGAACTCTGCGGCCGCATCCCGGAAGGTGGCACAAGCGCCGAGGCCACCCGGATCGATGCGCTGATCTTCACCAAGGCCTTGATCCGCCCGGACCTTTAG